Proteins encoded together in one Ferroglobus placidus DSM 10642 window:
- a CDS encoding KH domain-containing protein: MQQEVEIRIPEDRVGVLIGKEGEIKKRIEEKTGCKIKINSKTGDVKIIRGEDAIGFLKAKSVVEAIAKGFNPEIAMKLLEDDFYVFESIDLSDLSQKELERVKGRVIGKEGKFRKIIEETLNVHVSVYDKYISIIGPFENVAAAREAINMLIEGAQHSTVQRFMEKKKREISMRSMEWY; encoded by the coding sequence ATGCAGCAAGAGGTTGAAATAAGAATTCCAGAGGACAGAGTAGGCGTTCTCATAGGCAAGGAGGGAGAGATAAAGAAAAGGATCGAAGAAAAAACCGGGTGTAAAATAAAGATAAACAGCAAAACCGGCGACGTGAAAATTATAAGAGGTGAAGATGCGATAGGTTTTCTCAAAGCTAAGAGTGTCGTTGAGGCGATAGCGAAAGGATTTAACCCGGAAATAGCTATGAAACTTCTCGAAGACGATTTTTACGTTTTCGAATCCATAGATCTAAGTGATTTATCCCAAAAGGAGCTGGAAAGGGTGAAAGGAAGAGTGATCGGTAAAGAGGGAAAGTTCAGAAAAATAATCGAGGAAACTCTGAACGTTCACGTGAGCGTTTACGACAAGTACATATCTATAATAGGTCCCTTCGAAAACGTAGCAGCTGCGAGGGAAGCTATAAACATGCTTATAGAGGGAGCGCAGCACTCAACTGTGCAGAGATTCATGGAGAAGAAGAAGAGGGAGATAAGCATGAGGAGCATGGAGTGGTACTGA
- a CDS encoding tyrosine--tRNA ligase: protein MDIQSRIELVKRNAEEIVTEEELKELLETKDKPRAYVGYEPSGEIHLGHMMTVNKLLDLQDAGFDVVVLLADVHAYLNEKGDFEEIRKIAEYNKAAFVALGLDESKTEFVLGSEFQLSRDYVLDVLKMARITTVNRARRSMDEVSRRKEDPMVSQMIYPLMQALDIAHLRIDLAVGGIDQRKIHMLARENLPRLGYRSPICLHTPILVGLDGEKMSSSKGNYISVRDSEEEVYRKIKKAFCPPKQIEGNPVIEIMKYHIFPRFEKVVVERDAKYGGDVEYSSFEELAKDYVEGNLHPLDLKNAAATYLNKILEKTRRKLKEMGW, encoded by the coding sequence ATGGACATTCAGAGTAGAATCGAACTCGTGAAGAGAAATGCCGAGGAAATAGTTACTGAGGAGGAGCTTAAAGAGCTGCTCGAAACGAAAGATAAGCCGAGAGCTTACGTTGGATACGAGCCGAGCGGGGAAATACATCTCGGTCATATGATGACTGTAAACAAGCTCCTCGATTTGCAGGATGCCGGATTTGATGTCGTGGTTTTGTTGGCTGACGTTCACGCTTATCTTAACGAGAAGGGGGATTTTGAGGAGATAAGAAAAATAGCCGAATATAATAAAGCGGCTTTCGTTGCTTTGGGTTTGGACGAAAGCAAAACTGAGTTCGTTCTCGGAAGCGAGTTTCAGCTTTCGAGGGATTACGTTCTCGACGTTCTCAAGATGGCGAGGATCACGACAGTTAACAGAGCGAGGAGAAGCATGGATGAGGTCAGCAGAAGAAAAGAAGATCCGATGGTTTCGCAGATGATCTATCCTTTAATGCAGGCTTTGGACATAGCTCATCTGAGAATCGATTTGGCTGTTGGCGGAATAGATCAGAGGAAAATACACATGCTCGCCAGAGAGAATTTGCCGAGGCTTGGATACAGAAGTCCGATTTGTTTGCATACGCCAATTCTCGTTGGTTTGGACGGAGAAAAGATGAGCTCTTCAAAGGGCAACTATATTTCCGTGAGAGACAGCGAAGAGGAGGTTTACAGAAAGATAAAGAAGGCTTTCTGTCCTCCGAAGCAGATAGAGGGGAATCCCGTTATCGAGATAATGAAGTATCACATCTTTCCGAGGTTCGAAAAAGTTGTCGTGGAGAGGGATGCGAAGTACGGAGGAGATGTGGAGTATTCGAGCTTCGAGGAACTCGCTAAAGATTACGTCGAAGGCAATTTGCATCCACTCGATCTGAAAAATGCTGCAGCAACTTATTTAAACAAGATTCTCGAAAAGACGAGAAGAAAATTGAAAGAAATGGGGTGGTGA
- the xth gene encoding exodeoxyribonuclease III, whose protein sequence is MLKVCTYNVNSIRKRLHIVFPLMEKVDILCMQETKVEDRKFPEADFHLKGYHVVFSGGKARNGVAIASKFEPDEYFSGINGEKDRVIAARFGKLWVINVYAPQGQSIESEYYRYKLEFFKKLKEFLSEFVDFKGYYLLCGDMNVAPEDIDVHSPDKLRNHVCFHEDVKKAFKEIVQLGFVDVLRKHHPKERIYTFYDYRVRDAVKRGLGWRVDHILATEKLAEKSKDCYVLLEYRTTEKPSDHVPLVAEFEKV, encoded by the coding sequence ATGCTTAAAGTTTGCACGTACAACGTGAACTCGATTAGAAAGAGGTTGCACATAGTCTTTCCTCTGATGGAGAAAGTAGATATCCTCTGCATGCAAGAAACGAAGGTTGAGGACAGAAAGTTTCCAGAAGCGGACTTTCATTTAAAAGGATATCACGTCGTTTTTTCTGGAGGGAAAGCGAGAAACGGAGTTGCTATAGCCTCGAAATTCGAGCCTGACGAGTATTTTTCCGGGATTAACGGAGAAAAAGATAGAGTTATCGCTGCAAGATTCGGAAAGCTTTGGGTGATAAACGTCTACGCTCCTCAGGGGCAGAGCATAGAAAGCGAATACTATAGATACAAGCTGGAGTTTTTCAAAAAGCTCAAGGAATTTCTATCGGAATTCGTAGATTTCAAGGGATACTATTTGCTGTGCGGAGATATGAATGTCGCTCCCGAGGACATCGACGTTCACAGTCCCGACAAGCTCAGAAATCACGTCTGCTTCCATGAGGATGTGAAAAAAGCGTTTAAGGAAATCGTTCAGCTTGGTTTCGTGGACGTCCTCAGAAAGCATCACCCAAAGGAGAGAATATACACGTTTTACGATTATAGGGTGAGAGATGCGGTTAAAAGAGGGCTGGGGTGGAGAGTCGATCACATCTTAGCAACTGAAAAGCTTGCGGAGAAGTCTAAAGACTGTTACGTGCTGTTGGAGTATAGAACTACGGAAAAACCGAGCGATCACGTTCCGCTCGTTGCCGAGTTCGAGAAAGTTTAA
- the eif1A gene encoding translation initiation factor eIF-1A, producing MGEEEVIRVRLPDRSKGEMFAIVESMLGAGHVKVRCEDGKERLARIPGKLRKRIWIKEGDVVIVVPWPFQNDRADIIWRYTNPQVEWLEEHGYLKF from the coding sequence TTGGGAGAGGAGGAAGTAATTAGAGTAAGGCTTCCCGATAGAAGCAAAGGCGAGATGTTTGCTATAGTGGAGTCGATGCTCGGAGCTGGACACGTGAAAGTGAGATGCGAAGACGGAAAGGAGAGGCTTGCAAGAATCCCCGGAAAGCTGAGAAAGCGAATATGGATAAAAGAGGGAGATGTCGTCATAGTCGTTCCATGGCCTTTCCAGAACGATAGAGCGGACATAATCTGGAGATATACGAATCCTCAGGTTGAGTGGCTTGAGGAGCATGGTTATCTCAAGTTCTGA
- a CDS encoding serine protein kinase RIO — protein sequence MKDKKLRELDKYLDALRIKEKDSEERKIYEEVLDGRTLKTLYKLSAKGYIKALGGVISTGKEANVFYADGVVDGKEVPLAVKIYRIETSEFYKMDEYLFGDKRFDMRRVSRKELIFIWVEKEFRNLERAFEAGVNVPQPYAYMKNVLLMEFLGEDEKASPTLVEIGKSLIDLVDVEEFFWKIVENLKKLYRDAELVHADVSEYNIMLHKDEPYLIDMGQAVLVDHPYANSYLERDVKNLLRFFSKFNVKCSIEEILSEIRGE from the coding sequence ATGAAAGATAAAAAGCTCAGGGAGCTCGACAAGTACCTTGACGCTCTGAGAATAAAAGAGAAGGACAGCGAGGAAAGGAAGATATACGAGGAAGTACTTGACGGAAGAACTCTGAAAACGCTGTACAAGCTCTCGGCTAAAGGCTACATAAAAGCGCTCGGAGGAGTAATAAGCACGGGAAAAGAGGCTAACGTTTTTTATGCGGACGGAGTTGTTGATGGTAAAGAAGTTCCTTTAGCTGTGAAGATCTACAGAATCGAGACTTCTGAATTTTACAAAATGGACGAATACCTCTTCGGCGATAAAAGGTTTGACATGAGAAGAGTTTCGAGAAAAGAGCTGATTTTCATCTGGGTTGAGAAGGAATTCAGAAATTTAGAGAGGGCTTTCGAAGCCGGAGTAAACGTTCCGCAGCCTTACGCTTACATGAAAAACGTCCTTCTTATGGAGTTTTTAGGAGAAGATGAAAAAGCTTCTCCGACTCTCGTTGAGATAGGAAAAAGTTTGATCGATCTCGTTGACGTGGAAGAGTTTTTCTGGAAAATAGTTGAAAATTTAAAGAAGTTGTATAGGGATGCCGAACTCGTTCATGCTGACGTTAGCGAGTACAACATCATGCTGCATAAAGATGAACCGTATCTCATCGACATGGGGCAGGCTGTTCTTGTGGATCACCCCTATGCGAATTCTTACTTGGAAAGGGATGTGAAAAACCTTTTAAGGTTCTTTTCGAAATTTAACGTGAAGTGCAGCATTGAGGAGATTCTTTCCGAGATTAGAGGTGAATGA